A single Anabas testudineus chromosome 10, fAnaTes1.2, whole genome shotgun sequence DNA region contains:
- the ndufc1 gene encoding NADH dehydrogenase [ubiquinone] 1 subunit C1, mitochondrial yields the protein MISNRLLARAALISKVGSRSAFTSFKPDMTNPNWLGVGIAFGSAAFLWGLLFRQHSTDVHEYKVRNGLE from the exons ATGATTTCCAATCGGTTATTAGCTCGGGCTGCTCTGATCAGCAAGG TTGGATCCAGGTCTGCATTCACTAGCTTCAAGCCTGACATGACCAACCCCAACTGGTTGGGAGTGGGCATTGCTTTTGGATCAGCTGCTTTCCTTTGGGGCCTG CTCTTCAGGCAGCACAGTACAGATGTGCACGAGTACAAAGTGAGGAACGGCCTGGAATAG